A genomic stretch from Balaenoptera musculus isolate JJ_BM4_2016_0621 chromosome 9, mBalMus1.pri.v3, whole genome shotgun sequence includes:
- the SMKR1 gene encoding small lysine-rich protein 1 codes for MPGKGKRKGRGKSHGKKQKKPEVDIFSPAAMLNLYYIVHNVAGCLHLRGFRWPGATKSKKGENKT; via the coding sequence CCaggtaaagggaaaagaaaaggccgAGGCAAGTCCCATGGGAAAAAGCAGAAGAAACCGGAAGTGGACATCTTCAGCCCCGCCGCGATGCTGAACCTCTACTACATCGTCCACAACGTCGCCGGCTGCCTGCACCTGCGCGGCTTCCGCTGGCCAGGCGCTACCAAGTCAAAGAAGGGGGAAAACAAGACTTAA